Proteins encoded in a region of the Bacteroidales bacterium genome:
- a CDS encoding alpha-L-fucosidase: MQKSICVFFSLILSFGGMFAQQKYTDSWESIDNRPVPKWFTDAKFGIFIHWGLYSVPAWGPLPKDGTKGVYESYSEHYLSRLESKHPLFTRFHETTYGKQKTYQDFVTDFKCEMFDPDEWAKLFQDAGARYVVLTSKHHDGFALWPSLYSWNWNASDVGPHRDLLGDLTAAVKKTGLHMGYYYSLLEWLNPLYKDIDKYVTDHMIPQMKELVTRYEPDIFWPDGEWDYPSDRLKSTQFLAWLYNESPVRETVVVNDRWGKETRSKHGGFYTTEYDLIHSGNVKGTRIHHPWEECRGIGHSFGYNRNESLDDYSTSAELVHLLVEKVALGGNLLLNIGPTADGRIPVIMQQRLTDIGQWLKINGEAIYETTAWDDAVNQAGIFYTTKGKDLYVICTQYPVQPVVVKNVGKKPSSVGMLGSGTKVKYSHAGKDVTITPPVLTPATIPCDHAWVFKLSGCL, from the coding sequence ATGCAAAAATCAATTTGTGTATTTTTTAGTTTGATATTGTCTTTTGGAGGGATGTTCGCCCAGCAAAAGTATACTGACTCATGGGAATCCATTGACAATAGACCTGTTCCGAAATGGTTTACCGATGCTAAATTCGGTATTTTTATCCATTGGGGGCTGTACAGTGTTCCAGCATGGGGACCTTTACCCAAAGATGGAACCAAAGGCGTGTATGAATCTTACTCGGAACATTATCTATCCCGTCTGGAAAGTAAACATCCCCTGTTCACCCGTTTCCATGAAACGACTTACGGAAAGCAGAAAACATATCAGGATTTTGTGACTGATTTTAAGTGTGAAATGTTCGATCCTGATGAATGGGCGAAATTATTTCAGGATGCCGGAGCCAGGTATGTGGTGCTTACCTCCAAGCATCATGACGGTTTTGCCTTGTGGCCAAGTCTATATTCATGGAACTGGAATGCATCGGATGTAGGACCTCACCGTGATCTATTGGGAGATTTAACCGCCGCCGTAAAAAAAACGGGTTTGCATATGGGATATTATTATTCGCTTTTGGAATGGTTAAATCCTTTGTACAAAGATATCGACAAATATGTGACAGATCATATGATCCCTCAGATGAAGGAGCTGGTGACCCGCTATGAACCTGATATTTTCTGGCCTGACGGAGAATGGGATTATCCTTCTGATCGTCTTAAAAGCACACAATTCCTGGCTTGGCTGTACAATGAATCACCTGTAAGGGAGACCGTGGTCGTTAATGACCGGTGGGGAAAAGAAACGCGGAGTAAACACGGCGGATTTTATACTACGGAATATGACCTGATACACAGTGGAAATGTAAAAGGAACAAGAATTCACCATCCGTGGGAAGAATGCCGTGGGATCGGCCATTCTTTCGGGTATAACAGGAATGAGAGTCTGGATGATTACAGTACTTCCGCGGAGCTGGTCCACCTGTTGGTAGAAAAAGTAGCCCTGGGAGGAAACCTGCTGTTGAATATAGGTCCTACTGCTGATGGCCGTATTCCTGTAATTATGCAGCAACGTCTTACCGATATAGGACAATGGTTAAAAATAAACGGCGAGGCGATTTATGAGACGACGGCATGGGATGATGCGGTGAATCAGGCGGGTATTTTTTATACCACGAAAGGAAAAGATTTGTATGTAATATGTACCCAATATCCTGTACAGCCGGTTGTGGTTAAGAATGTCGGGAAAAAACCTTCATCTGTGGGTATGCTGGGAAGCGGTACAAAGGTAAAATATAGTCATGCAGGAAAAGATGTAACCATTACTCCTCCGGTGTTGACTCCTGCTACCATACCTTGTGACCATGCCTGGGTGTTTAAATTATCCGGATGTTTGTAA
- a CDS encoding ATP-binding cassette domain-containing protein → MPGCLNYPDVCNQMLSTSHIEFAYDATNRFRFPDINCRKGEQCLIMGPSGCGKTTLLHLMAGLLHPDNGQVCINDVDITQTTPTQTDRIRGKEIGIIFQKAHFIQSLSVMENVLIVRYLNRMKEDVEEVIQLLDQLNIAHKARSRPNELSQGELQRLSIARALINRPSVILADEPTSSLDDGHCEEVIALLRDQTEATQVALIIVTHDVRLSSVFKNVIRL, encoded by the coding sequence ATGCCTGGGTGTTTAAATTATCCGGATGTTTGTAACCAGATGCTTTCAACCAGTCATATTGAATTTGCGTATGACGCAACCAACCGGTTTCGTTTTCCCGATATAAATTGCCGTAAGGGGGAGCAATGCCTGATTATGGGACCATCGGGTTGTGGAAAAACCACATTGTTGCATCTGATGGCCGGATTGCTGCATCCCGATAACGGACAGGTATGTATTAATGATGTCGATATAACCCAAACAACACCCACTCAAACAGACCGGATCAGAGGAAAAGAGATTGGGATTATTTTTCAGAAAGCACATTTTATCCAATCGCTTTCAGTTATGGAAAATGTCCTTATTGTAAGATACCTGAACAGGATGAAAGAGGATGTTGAGGAGGTGATCCAGTTGCTGGATCAATTGAATATTGCACATAAAGCAAGGTCGAGACCGAACGAATTAAGTCAGGGGGAGTTACAGCGGTTGTCTATTGCCAGGGCTTTGATCAACAGGCCTTCTGTGATCCTGGCTGATGAACCGACATCCAGCCTTGACGATGGTCATTGTGAGGAGGTCATTGCTTTGCTCCGGGATCAAACTGAAGCAACACAGGTAGCGCTCATTATTGTCACTCATGATGTCCGGCTCTCTTCCGTATTTAAAAATGTGATCAGGCTATAA